The following are from one region of the Prevotella communis genome:
- the purB gene encoding adenylosuccinate lyase, with protein MELNLLTAISPIDGRYRGKTEPLSEYFSEYALVRYRVRVEIEYFIALCELPLPQLQDFNHDRFEAMRDIYRHFTPADAQRVKDIEAITNHDVKAVEYFIKECLDKMGGFEKYKEFIHFGLTSQDINNTSVPLSVKEAIEQVYVPLLEELIEQLHDYAEEWKGVAMLAKTHGQPASPTRLGKEIMVYVYRLEEQLRSLKEVPVTAKFGGATGNYNAHHVAYPQYDWREFGNRFVSEKLGLEREQYTTQISNYDWLAAIFDAMRRINTIIIDLDRDFWMYISMDYFKQKIKAGEVGSSAMPHKVNPIDYENSEGNLGMANAVLGFLAQKLPVSRLQRDLTDSTVLRNVGVPMGHSLIAFQSTLKGLRKLILNEDKLHEDLENTWAVVAEAIQTILRREAYPNPYETLKALTRTNKKMDEKTIHDFIQTLEVSDEVKEELMAITPWNYTGV; from the coding sequence ATGGAACTAAACTTATTGACGGCCATCTCGCCTATAGATGGTCGCTATCGCGGGAAGACAGAGCCGCTGAGTGAGTATTTTTCAGAGTATGCGTTGGTGAGATACCGTGTGCGTGTAGAGATTGAATATTTTATTGCACTCTGCGAGTTACCCTTGCCCCAACTTCAGGATTTCAATCATGACCGATTTGAAGCCATGCGTGACATCTATCGCCACTTTACGCCTGCAGATGCGCAGCGCGTAAAGGATATTGAGGCGATTACTAACCATGATGTAAAGGCTGTGGAGTATTTTATCAAAGAATGCCTGGATAAGATGGGCGGCTTTGAGAAATACAAGGAGTTCATTCATTTTGGTTTAACTTCTCAGGATATCAACAATACCAGTGTGCCCCTTTCTGTTAAGGAAGCTATTGAGCAGGTTTATGTACCCCTGTTGGAAGAGCTCATTGAGCAGTTGCACGACTATGCTGAGGAATGGAAAGGTGTGGCTATGTTGGCCAAGACGCATGGACAGCCTGCTTCTCCCACTCGCCTGGGTAAGGAGATTATGGTTTATGTTTATCGTCTTGAGGAACAGTTGCGCTCGTTGAAGGAGGTGCCCGTGACGGCAAAGTTCGGTGGCGCTACAGGTAACTACAATGCACACCATGTGGCTTATCCCCAGTACGACTGGCGTGAGTTCGGTAATCGTTTTGTAAGCGAGAAACTGGGATTGGAGCGTGAGCAGTATACTACACAGATTTCCAACTACGACTGGCTGGCTGCTATTTTTGATGCTATGCGTCGTATTAATACCATCATCATCGACTTGGATCGTGACTTCTGGATGTACATCTCAATGGATTACTTCAAGCAGAAGATTAAGGCTGGTGAGGTAGGTTCAAGCGCTATGCCTCACAAGGTGAACCCCATCGATTATGAGAATTCAGAAGGTAACCTGGGTATGGCTAATGCCGTGCTGGGATTCCTGGCACAGAAGTTGCCTGTAAGTCGTTTGCAGCGAGACCTGACCGACTCTACCGTACTGCGTAATGTCGGTGTACCTATGGGACACTCGCTCATTGCTTTCCAGAGTACGCTGAAGGGACTTCGTAAGCTGATCCTGAATGAGGATAAACTGCACGAGGATCTTGAAAATACATGGGCAGTCGTGGCAGAAGCGATTCAGACTATCCTGCGTCGCGAAGCCTATCCTAATCCTTATGAGACGCTGAAGGCTTTGACACGTACTAATAAAAAGATGGATGAGAAGACCATCCATGATTTCATCCAGACCCTTGAGGTCAGTGATGAGGTGAAGGAGGAGTTGATGGCTATCACTCCCTGGAACTATACTGGAGTTTAA
- a CDS encoding pseudouridine synthase: MDFENEKKDEQQFTENAASREGYQKEYRPVGRSPRPRIHTGQRPVNSNFERPSFNKHSQDDEGGFRPEGFGAGLQSQAPQRSYRPRTNNYNNNGGGYQSRQQGGYQQRPQQGGYRPRYNQEGDDQQGYQSRQGGYQQRGGYGQRPQQGGYQQRGGYGQRSQQGGYQQRGGYGQRPQQGGYQQRGGYGQRPQGGFRQRTADYDPNAKYSMKKRIEYKEQNYDPTEPIRLNKFLANAGVCSRREADEFIQAGVVTVNGEVVTELGTKVMRTDVVKFHDDPVLLEKKVYVLLNKPKDYVTTSDDPQQRKTVMDLVKNACPERIYPVGRLDRNTTGVLLLTNDGDMASKLTHPKFLKKKIYHVYLDRNVTAHDLQQIAEGITLDDGEIKADAIEYADPVDKKQVGIEIHSGKNRIVRRIFESFGYKVLKLDRVQFAGLTKKNLRRGDWRYLTEEEVDRLRMGSYE, encoded by the coding sequence ATGGATTTTGAAAACGAAAAGAAAGACGAACAGCAGTTCACGGAAAATGCTGCTAGCCGTGAGGGTTACCAGAAAGAGTATCGCCCGGTAGGACGTTCACCACGTCCACGTATTCACACGGGTCAGCGCCCAGTTAACTCAAACTTCGAGCGCCCAAGTTTTAACAAACACAGTCAGGATGATGAGGGCGGCTTCCGTCCAGAAGGCTTTGGTGCAGGTCTGCAGAGTCAGGCACCTCAGCGTAGTTATCGTCCCCGTACAAATAACTATAATAACAATGGTGGTGGCTACCAGTCTCGTCAGCAGGGTGGTTACCAGCAGCGCCCCCAGCAGGGTGGCTATCGTCCTCGTTACAATCAGGAGGGTGATGACCAGCAGGGATATCAGTCTCGTCAGGGTGGCTACCAGCAGCGTGGCGGTTATGGCCAGCGTCCTCAGCAGGGCGGTTATCAGCAGCGTGGCGGTTATGGCCAGCGTTCTCAGCAGGGTGGTTACCAGCAGCGTGGCGGTTATGGCCAGCGTCCTCAGCAGGGCGGTTATCAGCAGCGTGGCGGTTATGGTCAGCGCCCTCAGGGTGGCTTCCGTCAGCGTACAGCCGATTATGATCCCAATGCAAAGTACTCCATGAAGAAACGCATTGAGTACAAGGAGCAGAACTACGATCCTACGGAGCCTATCCGTCTGAATAAGTTCCTTGCTAATGCTGGTGTATGCAGCCGTCGTGAGGCTGATGAGTTCATCCAGGCTGGTGTGGTTACCGTTAACGGTGAGGTAGTTACCGAATTGGGTACAAAGGTAATGCGCACTGATGTGGTGAAGTTCCACGATGATCCCGTATTGCTCGAGAAGAAGGTGTATGTATTGCTTAATAAGCCCAAGGACTATGTGACTACCAGTGACGATCCCCAGCAGCGTAAGACTGTGATGGATCTGGTGAAGAATGCTTGTCCTGAGCGTATCTATCCTGTTGGTCGTCTGGACCGCAATACCACTGGTGTGTTGCTGCTCACCAACGATGGTGATATGGCTTCTAAGCTGACTCATCCTAAGTTCCTGAAGAAGAAGATCTATCATGTGTACCTGGATCGCAACGTAACTGCTCATGATTTGCAGCAGATTGCAGAGGGTATCACACTTGATGACGGCGAGATCAAGGCAGACGCTATCGAATATGCTGATCCCGTGGACAAAAAGCAGGTGGGCATTGAGATCCATTCTGGCAAGAACCGTATCGTACGTCGTATCTTCGAGAGCTTCGGTTATAAGGTATTGAAGCTTGACCGCGTACAGTTTGCCGGTCTGACCAAGAAGAACCTGCGTCGCGGTGACTGGCGTTACCTCACAGAGGAAGAGGTTGACCGTCTGCGCATGGGATCATATGAATAA